From the Daphnia magna isolate NIES linkage group LG3, ASM2063170v1.1, whole genome shotgun sequence genome, one window contains:
- the LOC116918366 gene encoding acyl carrier protein, mitochondrial: MALVLRSLRSAVNAGVKIGQQSWHQPLVLGVQKQIANYSFTSHQIPTLAVNKISINIKRSFSDKPPMSMTTIRDRVLLVLKLYDKIDVSKLTLESHFMNDLGLDSLDHVEVVMAMEDEFGFEIPDGDAEKLLRPADIVRYIADKEEVYE; the protein is encoded by the exons ATGGCGCTCGTCTTACGGTCTTTGCGATCCGCTGTTAATGCCGGTGTAAAAATTGGCCAGCAATCATGGCATCAGCCATTAGTTTTAGGCGTTCAAAAACAAATAGCAAATTACTCTTTTACTTCCCATCAGATACCTACACTAGCTGTAAACAAG ATCTCCATTAACATCAAAAGGAGTTTCAGTGATAAACCCCCTATGTCCATGACTACTATCCGAGATAGGGTCTTGCTTGTTTTGAAACTCTACGACAAAATTGATGTTTCAAAG TTGACACTTGAATCCCATTTCATGAATGATTTGGGTCTTGATTCGTTAGACCATGTGGAAGTTGTAATGGCAATGGAGGATGAGTTTG GTTTTGAAATCCCAGATGGAGATGCAGAGAAATTGTTGAGACCAGCAGATATAGTAAGGTACATTGCAGATAAGGAAGAGGTGTATGAATGA
- the LOC116918360 gene encoding vacuolar fusion protein CCZ1 homolog produces the protein MTNSEAEKSHSLVNFFVFDTSRNFPEDEEYKSVVYYYPKETSKDTQMKEIGRTAAILKFSQTFGTSGTCHSLHTRKTRQYFNEPEPGFCMAMTVKLPNMSLHNDMEPHDKIFNSLLVHSYHMFRLFMGTMSSALKVSEQPEEELEQLKLRAAYFYSKHLQMMPLEDADLADAFLGIQFLPMDKLSFLKVRSLVSHVEQTFPCITSTTVLYQDQIIWTGLCQDDIQLIYNYLTTKLFPASLSLNTETRFLTGPTDVHSISSEMRIPHVFLNHSQTIPDECQLVVYRIAGVTVCLFIPASVELDHDFFASLDLIVGPRIVALSADVAEQALVRKTNSSLNTGTDSIRFLYFNQWNMAFKSTLHQSIPGHRRILQCQPSANNDVIKTCADLCEDFSSFGEGEILVRTKSDAWVIGKLSNQRHLYVVVTRKNAELVDICDEVRRLRNFLFKDILLLE, from the exons ATGACAAACAGTGAAGCTGAAAAAAGTCATTCTCTTGtaaactttttcgtttttgataCTAGTCGAAATTTCCCAGAAGATGAG GAATACAAAAGTGTTGTTTATTATTATCCAAAGGAGACTTCAAAGGATActcaaatgaaagaaattggCAGGACAGCtgcaattttaaaatttagcca aaCATTTGGCACATCTGGTACTTGCCATTCATTGcatacaagaaaaacaaggcAATACTTCAATGAACCAGAACCTGGCTTTTGCATGGCTATG ACTGTGAAGCTACCAAACATGTCTCTGCATAATGACATGGAACCACatgataaaatttttaactCCCTTCTTGTCCATTCATACCACATGTTTCGTCTTTTCATGGGTACAATGAGTTCGGCATTGAAGGTTTCAGAGCAACCTGAAGAAGAGTTAGAGCAACTGAAACTAAGAGCAGCTTACTTTTACTCCAAG CATTTGCAGATGATGCCCTTAGAAGATGCAGATCTTGCAGATGCCTTCCTTGGAATTCAGTTCCTTCCCATGGATAAATTGTCATTTTTGAAAGTCAGAAGTCTTGTTAGTCATGTGGAACAGACTTTCCCCTGCATCACTTCTACCACTGTACTTTATCAAGATCAAATTATTTG GACTGGTCTCTGTCAAGATGATATCCAGCTAATCTACAACTACCTCACCACAAAACTATTTCCTGCATCACTAAGCCTTAATACTGAAACCAG atttttGACAGGTCCTACCGATGTGCACAGTATATCGTCAGAAATGCGCATTCCCCATGTGTTTCTGAACCATAGTCAAACGATTCCAGATGAGTGTCAATTGGTTGTTTATAGAATTGCAGGAGTTACAGTCTGTCTATTCATACCAGCGTCTGTTGAACTCGATCATGATTTTTTTGCATCACTTGATTTAATCGTGGGGCCAAGGATAGTTGCCCTCTCGGCGGATGTAGCAGAGCAAGCGCTGGTACGAAAAACTAATTCGTCTCTCAATACCGGCACGGACTCTATTCGTTTCCTCTATTTCAACCAATGGAATATGGCGTTTAAATCTACGCTCCATCAAAGCATACCTGGACATAGAAGAATTCTGCAATGTCAGCCATCGGCTAATAACGACGTTATTAAG ACATGTGCCGATTTATGCGAAGATTTTTCGAGTTTCGGGGAAGGTGAAATTCTTGTTAGAACGAAAAGCGATGCCTGGGTTATAGGAAAGTTGTCTAACCAACGACATCTGTATGTAGTGGTCACCCGCAAGAACGCCGAATTGGTTGATATTTGTG ATGAAGTACGACGACTTAGAAATTTTCTATTTAAGGACATCTTGTTGTTGGAGTAA
- the LOC116918367 gene encoding uncharacterized protein LOC116918367, with translation MADPNNSFGIHSTLTMTFNCLPIFLVIFLPLSVLTSCPKSVQRTSRLDICSKHGSYINGSVTSADGCFSVVAENDCTYGITQWEAAAIPFDQNLGVYMNAYDAYDVNGSFPRFALNITISKKLHKPLWFMYEDFIKPQDAKCFTLTKNMNESKCEDVLPHYDCLVRDSASSLMTSDSYTTIRVLANGKKMQYKFRNLYGRNVGDGVIFFYSQTSRMNHLLTTFQALAGIDSYKITLCHKGKTRCPKNFKVNLSDDSTYFERYADLVTFQISQVTLEKGNYELVIECESLSSNVAGASCCNQSRIFEIFIAHQFPQVDIAIIVALILLFAFCILGAMALYLRQKILEPISNDFRMLLVFDSVSVQHTQYVKATRIFLRKLLGVEVLLDVADMENKEQGSPFQWYITAIERADCIAVVVPQKADHSQCRGSPYHKTFQLCLNMLASHLENTLSDNKTKVSNRYLTLMLPNSDPELIPPFAKFMARFQIPSDYFFLRHHIQSIRKPFLVCLPRWLPFKQKSANKLFSTIVERLDVCEEQVALMLSDKGNRNIESNHDCKSSLLQEEVLAIQNRTKEFDAIYGNHIQSVRDLAPVIDPIKF, from the exons ATGGCTGATCCTAACAATTCATTTGGAATACATTCTACTTTGACAATGACATTCAATTGtcttccaatttttttggtGATTTTCCTACCATTAAGTGTACTCACAAGTTGCCCAAAATCAGTTCAACGGACTAGCAGATTGGATATTTGTTCTAAACATGGATCATACATCAACGGATCTGTCACCTCTGCTGATGGTTGCTTCAGTGTTGTTGCTGAAAATGACTGTACATATGGAATAACACAGTGGGAAGCTGCAGCAATACCATTTGATCAAAATCTTGGTGTTTACATGAATGCATATGATGCTTATGACGTGAATGGTAGTTTCCCAAGGTTTGCATTGAACATCaccatttcaaaaaaactACATAAGCCATTATGGTTTATGTACGAAGATTTTATTAAGCCCCAGGATGCCAAATGTTTTACATTAACCAAAAACATGAATGAGTCAAAATGTGAGGATGTTTTGCCGCATTATGATTGCCTTGTCAGAGATTCTGCTAGTTCACTTATGACAAGTGATTCATACACAACCATTAGGGTTCTAGCCAATGGCAAAAAAATGCAGTATAAATTTAGGAATTTATATG GCAGGAATGTGGGTGATGGAGTAATATTTTTCTACAGTCAGACATCAAGAATGAACCACCTTTTAACTACTTTCCAAGCTTTAGCTGGCATAGATAGCTATAAAATTACACTTTGCCATAAGGGAAAAACTAGATGCCCCAAGAACTTTAAAGTGAATTTGTCGGATGATTCTACATATTTCGAAAG GTACGCCGATTTGGTAACTTTCCAAATTTCGCAAGTGACATTGGAAAAAGGAAACTATGAGCTTGTCATCGAATGCGAAAGCTTATCAAGCAATGTGGCAGGCGCCAGTTGTTGCAACCAAAGTAGAATCTTTGAAATTTTCATTGCTCATCAATTTCCCCAAGTGGATATAGCAATAATTGTTGCCCTGATTCTACTTTTTGCCTTCTGTATCCTTGGCGCAATGGCGCTGTATCTTCGACAAAAAATACTCGAGCCAA TTTCCAACGATTTCAGAATGTTGCTGGTTTTTGATTCAGTTAGCGTCCAACACACTCAATACGTCAAGGCGACACGAATTTTTCTACGTAAATTGCTAGGCGTGGAGGTGCTTCTAGATGTTGCCGACATGGAAAATAAAGAACAGGGTTCTCCATTTCAGTGGTATATTACGGCCATTGAACGAGCGGATTGCATCGCTGTTGTTGTTCCTCAAAAAGCGGATCATTCCCAGTGTCGTGGCTCGCCCTACCACAAAACCTTTCAATTGTGTTTAAATATGCTTGCATCCCACCTAGAAAATACGCTAAGCGATAATAAGACCAAAGTCTCAAACAGATACCTTACTCTTATGCTTCCTAACTCAGACCCAGAACTAATTCCTCCATTTGCAAAGTTCATGGCTCGTTTCCAAATCCCGTctgattattttttcttacGACATCATATTCAGTCAATCCGAAAGCCGTTCCTTGTATGTTTGCCCAGATGGCTTCCTTTTAAGCAAAAATCCGCAAACAAATTATTTTCCACCATTGTTGAACGCCTAGATGTATGTGAAGAACAAGTTGCACTTATGCTAAGCGACAAAGGAAACCGTAACATTGAGTCTAATCATGACTGCAAGTCAAGTCTGTTACAAGAAGAGGTATTGGCAATCCAGAATCGAACCAAAGaatttgatgcaatttacgGAAATCATATCCAAAGTGTAAGAGATTTAGCACCAGTGATAGATCCGATCAAATTTTAG